One Echinicola strongylocentroti DNA window includes the following coding sequences:
- a CDS encoding DUF4136 domain-containing protein, with the protein MKHSKLLTAFLSALVMLMSSQYLVAQVKSDYDKDTDFDQYKTYSFEGWQKESDQHLNEFDKKRVLESLKSEFAARGMVHDEENADAKIALYVVLDQKTSTTAYTDFMGGYGYGPRWGWGMGAGNVSATTTYSNNDYTEGTLVVDMYDGKSNALIWQGILTSTVTEKPEKREKTIPKNIKKLMKKFPVDKVK; encoded by the coding sequence ATGAGTAGCCAGTATCTCGTGGCACAAGTAAAAAGTGACTATGATAAGGATACTGATTTCGATCAATACAAGACCTATTCTTTTGAAGGATGGCAAAAGGAAAGTGACCAACATCTGAATGAATTTGACAAGAAGCGAGTCTTGGAGTCGTTGAAATCGGAGTTTGCGGCTAGGGGGATGGTGCATGATGAGGAGAATGCTGACGCCAAAATCGCCTTGTATGTGGTGCTGGACCAAAAGACAAGTACTACGGCCTATACTGATTTTATGGGCGGGTATGGTTATGGTCCGCGATGGGGCTGGGGCATGGGGGCTGGTAATGTTTCCGCAACCACCACCTACAGTAATAATGATTATACCGAGGGTACCCTGGTCGTAGATATGTATGATGGCAAAAGCAATGCCTTGATCTGGCAAGGGATATTGACCTCTACGGTGACCGAAAAGCCAGAGAAAAGGGAAAAGACCATCCCTAAGAATATCAAAAAACTCATGAAGAAATTTCCGGTAGATAAAGTAAAATGA
- a CDS encoding PepSY-like domain-containing protein: MKKVTLILFLGMFVGGAAYAQEERVVLKKVSESEVPAEVVEAIKKDFPQSVVDQIKILPADGIDGWKVTDVQNTMSPNDEMSYYAIDFYGDGVSGEVLYDEDGNMIVYKKVITNEALPPSIRNHIGTTYSGWAFIKDKEVIKKTPNSATDVYTVVIKKGKEKKILHYDSAGNPLD; the protein is encoded by the coding sequence ATGAAAAAGGTTACGCTGATTTTGTTTCTAGGGATGTTCGTAGGTGGGGCTGCTTATGCTCAGGAGGAGCGGGTGGTCCTAAAAAAAGTAAGCGAAAGTGAAGTGCCCGCCGAAGTGGTAGAAGCCATTAAAAAGGATTTTCCCCAATCGGTGGTGGACCAGATCAAGATTTTGCCTGCTGATGGAATTGATGGCTGGAAGGTGACAGATGTGCAAAACACCATGTCACCAAATGATGAGATGAGCTATTATGCGATTGATTTTTATGGAGATGGCGTTTCTGGTGAAGTCTTGTATGATGAGGATGGAAATATGATTGTTTATAAAAAGGTCATTACCAACGAGGCCTTGCCACCATCAATCAGAAACCATATAGGGACGACCTATTCTGGATGGGCGTTTATAAAGGATAAGGAAGTGATCAAAAAGACCCCTAATAGCGCCACCGATGTATATACCGTCGTGATCAAAAAGGGCAAAGAGAAGAAAATACTTCACTATGATAGTGCTGGGAATCCCCTCGATTGA
- a CDS encoding BamA/TamA family outer membrane protein: MKRLLPILLCLLIWSLPSIVQAQKSKKKFSMKVFKDSLDGQLDMSDFLIDFHGFIPVPQLITEPAVGSIGGVFTPIFIQPNKHQEEGRYIPPDITAGFVGYTANKSWGFGAIRMASLPKHHLRYRVAAFHGDVNMDFYRTLPIVGERELGFNLQTNGFFVSLLRQIADTELYMGLDYSFAHINASPDFGISELPEFIEDKELSSNLSTISPDIQYDKRDNVFTPNKGIYLVSTFRINANWTGSDYDYQKLNLAGFKFFQPSPKWVSGVRLEGLWQFGDPPFYANPFVDMRGVPMARYQGDQVYMLETEQRYDFSLRWSGTLIAGLAKAPTAEVNFNASELIYTYGAGFRYLLARKFGLRTGVDVAWSNDDFGWYIVFGHAWNNRN, translated from the coding sequence ATGAAGAGACTTTTGCCGATACTTTTATGTTTGTTGATTTGGTCACTGCCCAGCATTGTCCAAGCACAAAAATCCAAAAAAAAATTCAGTATGAAAGTCTTTAAGGATTCGCTGGATGGTCAATTGGATATGAGTGATTTTTTGATTGACTTCCATGGGTTTATTCCCGTGCCCCAACTGATTACCGAGCCGGCTGTGGGGAGTATTGGAGGGGTCTTTACGCCTATATTTATCCAACCAAACAAGCACCAGGAAGAAGGTAGGTACATACCGCCTGATATCACGGCGGGATTTGTGGGCTACACAGCCAACAAATCCTGGGGGTTTGGGGCAATAAGAATGGCCTCACTTCCCAAGCACCATTTGAGATATCGCGTGGCGGCATTTCATGGAGATGTCAATATGGATTTTTACAGGACACTTCCCATCGTAGGAGAGCGAGAACTGGGGTTTAATCTACAGACCAATGGTTTTTTTGTATCGCTGCTACGGCAGATTGCGGACACTGAGCTTTATATGGGCTTGGATTATTCCTTTGCCCATATCAATGCCAGTCCGGATTTTGGAATAAGCGAGTTGCCGGAATTTATAGAGGACAAGGAGCTGAGCAGCAACTTAAGTACCATCAGCCCAGATATACAGTATGATAAACGTGACAATGTATTTACCCCTAATAAGGGGATTTACCTGGTGTCTACCTTCCGCATCAATGCCAACTGGACAGGGAGTGACTATGACTACCAGAAGCTGAACTTAGCAGGATTTAAATTCTTCCAGCCCAGTCCCAAATGGGTGAGTGGCGTCAGGCTGGAAGGCTTATGGCAATTTGGCGATCCTCCGTTCTATGCAAATCCTTTTGTGGATATGCGCGGCGTTCCCATGGCCCGGTACCAAGGAGATCAGGTGTATATGTTGGAAACCGAGCAGCGCTATGATTTTAGCTTGCGGTGGAGTGGGACGCTGATAGCAGGACTGGCCAAAGCACCAACAGCTGAAGTTAATTTTAATGCTTCCGAGTTGATCTATACCTATGGAGCGGGATTTCGCTACTTGTTGGCCAGGAAGTTTGGCCTTCGCACAGGTGTCGATGTGGCATGGTCCAATGATGATTTTGGTTGGTATATCGTCTTTGGGCATGCTTGGAACAATAGGAATTGA
- a CDS encoding HAD family hydrolase: protein MKSKQDLIALFCGLALCLGLVSCSSETEKISEEPTNSREIAGASAALPSWNDGDTKQAIIGFVEEVTNSESPNYIKPEDRIATFDNDGTLWSEQPVYFQFFFAIDRIKTMAADHPEWKDQQPYKAILEKDMPALMEQGKAGLLKVVMTTHAGMTTDEFEKIVSDWIATAKHPTKNRPYTDLIFQPMLELVQYLHAYDFKVFIVSGGGIEFMRPWAEEVYGIPRDRVVGSSIKTEYDYNDGQPIIKRLPEIDLIDDKEGKPIGIHRYIGRKPVFAAGNSDGDLQMLRWTAANSAKSFKLYVHHTDEAREWAYDRDSHIGTFDKGWDEAKEKGWTLVDMKEDWKVIYPHELDSVD from the coding sequence ATGAAAAGTAAACAGGATTTAATTGCTCTTTTTTGCGGATTGGCTCTTTGCCTAGGTTTGGTTTCGTGCTCATCAGAAACGGAAAAAATTTCTGAAGAACCGACCAACTCCAGGGAAATTGCTGGCGCAAGTGCAGCCCTTCCTTCTTGGAATGATGGGGATACGAAGCAGGCCATAATAGGTTTTGTGGAAGAGGTGACCAATTCCGAGAGCCCCAATTATATCAAGCCAGAAGACCGTATAGCCACTTTTGATAATGACGGCACGCTATGGTCAGAGCAGCCGGTTTATTTTCAGTTTTTCTTTGCCATCGACCGAATCAAGACCATGGCTGCAGACCATCCCGAGTGGAAAGACCAACAACCGTATAAGGCGATTCTAGAAAAGGATATGCCGGCACTGATGGAGCAGGGCAAGGCGGGTCTGCTTAAGGTCGTGATGACCACGCATGCGGGAATGACTACAGATGAATTTGAAAAAATCGTTTCAGATTGGATTGCTACGGCAAAACATCCCACCAAAAACCGCCCCTATACTGACCTGATCTTTCAGCCCATGCTGGAGTTGGTGCAGTACCTCCATGCGTATGATTTTAAGGTGTTTATCGTCTCAGGAGGAGGCATCGAGTTTATGCGGCCTTGGGCAGAGGAGGTTTATGGCATACCTAGGGACCGGGTCGTTGGGAGCAGTATCAAAACTGAATATGACTATAACGATGGCCAGCCCATCATCAAAAGGCTGCCTGAAATTGACCTGATCGATGATAAGGAAGGAAAGCCCATAGGCATCCATCGGTACATTGGTCGGAAGCCGGTTTTTGCAGCAGGCAATTCTGATGGGGACCTTCAGATGCTCCGGTGGACAGCTGCCAATTCGGCAAAGAGTTTCAAGCTGTATGTACACCATACAGATGAAGCACGGGAATGGGCCTATGACCGGGACTCCCATATCGGGACATTTGACAAGGGCTGGGACGAAGCCAAGGAAAAAGGTTGGACACTTGTGGACATGAAAGAAGACTGGAAGGTCATCTATCCCCATGAGCTGGATTCAGTAGATTGA